The Hippoglossus hippoglossus isolate fHipHip1 chromosome 10, fHipHip1.pri, whole genome shotgun sequence DNA segment ACATGGCAACCGCTGCGATTCGTCTCGCTGTAGTGACATAACGCCCTTAATCGGAGGTGCTCTGTTGTGGAGCCGCCATCACTCTTTCATTATTATCCAATCGACCCATACATATTGTTAAGGAGAGGCTGTGCTTCCCCCTCACATGAAGGGATATCATATTACAGACCCCCACCTTCCTGTCTGTCACCCACCTATGATTTGGTTATGcactggtctgtgtgtgtgtaacattaTACCCCCTAATGTGCTGTGCGCATTAATGCTGTTtacagataaaataaagatgtaGAAAAAGGGATGAAGGGttcattcatatatttaatCATCTTTTGTGTTTCAAAGGAGTTTTTGCCTTATTGTTAGTGGTAAATATTAACTATACAAGTACTGAGGTATATTAGTTTAGTTagcattttcttttgctttatGCTTCCTCTCCACATTTCAGATGGACATATTGTGACTTTTTCTCCACGACTTATAGTTACTAGTTTCTTTTCACTGGACTCTGTGTAACATTATACCCTCTAATGTGCATTATACTGTTACAGATATCATAGACAATTAGAGGTTTGTGTCAGAAAAAAGGGTCGGGAGATATTTCTTCCAGATGTTTGCACACTCAAGGGACTTTAGAAATGGTTAGTTCATATCTTTAAATCAACATAATTTAAGAAATGATGGGGGAAACTAAAGTTGAGGCCTACACAAGTGCAGAATGACAAATATGCAGACTTTTGTGGCAGTAGGAAGAGGAATCTAAAAGTGGGATTCATAGCAGCAGAACAGACGATAGAAATAAATGTGAGCGAGAGTCAAAACAAGACTGGATTGGTACGAGTTCAGGCTCAGGATGAGTTAAATATTTCTGCCGGGCCTGTTGTGCTGCGGTGGTTCTGTGTGGGAGGAGAAGCGAGCGAGAGTTGGAGAGCGAGCAGCTGTAGCTATGGTGAGCAGGGGGCGGCTGGCTCGAAGGATATTACAGAAGTGGTGGGAGGGGGATTATTTGTCAAGGGGAgtgtgggggaggtgggggtcCTTCAAGATGCCCTTCTCTCTCACCCGGCAACCGCTCACCCAAatgtccctccctccctcccagccCTTACCGCCTTCACTTAGTCAGTGACTCACTCTTACTTCACAGTCTCTTTTTTCGTCCCTTGCGCTCGTTTTTGGTCACCCACTGAGGCTTCatcacagaaaaatacaaattaaaaaggaaaagagggtACAGGAGTGAGGGGAAGGCTCCTAATCTTCCAGAGTTGAGATAAGCCTGAGACAAGTCAAAGTCTACAACTcttcctcccacttctcttcCTTCCCCCTTCCCTTCTGCCGCCCCGGCTGCTCTTTGTTACGTCATCTGTCTCCCTCCCATTATCCCCTGaatccccctcctctcccccagcCGTGACTCACTACCTGTTTTGTTTCCGCAGTAACAAGAGGATTGATCAGTGCCACTCACAGTGTCTCTGTTGTCTGGACCCCATCAGTCTAATGCAGGGGCTCTTGCCGTCCTGCCGGGGTGGGTCAGGGGATTTAGAGGAtgactggaggaggaggtggggagagGGGTTACTCTAACAAGCCTTTGTTAATCTGGGAAATTGAGGCACATTGCTAACCTGGTGAAGtgattgttgttattgtgtgtggGACCTCTTTCCTGACGGTTCCGGTAAGCGTGGAGGGACGTCACCGGTGTGGGTCTGGTAAATGATGCCATGGGGCACACCACGCTCCATGTCCTTTCACACGGGTCTAATTGTGTCTCTCCAAGAAGCTGTGGCCTTATTGTCTGTGGTGAAAAGTAACTAAACGTACATTTAATGTTGTGGCCTTTTCTCTACTACTTCTATTTAATACCCATTAGTTTAAACTTAGAAAatataatattgatattttgGGAGATTTTCCTCTACTTTCACTTTTGGAGATGGTTTGATTTGTTATCATGTGACTTAAGTTATGGGATTTTAGCAATTAGATAACATGTGGTTATATAAGCATGGTGGTCTCCCTGTTCAACATGTAGATCGTTTTTATGTGATTTTGCACCAATTTATCACACTATTCTGATTTGAAACATATTGTCAAAATTATCCCAGAGATATTCAGAACATTACCTACAATAATGTCTGCCCTAGTGCTGATACCAGTATTGCACAGTAATAAATGACATATATATAGGCTGGTATATATTAAAAAATTCAATTGTCAATGATTGATTGGCAAAcatcatgacaaagaaatataattgaggcttgatgttttacagtttaaccacaaaCTTTATTTGAAATAACTATAAATTcaaggaaacacaaatacagccaaatatataaaatttgAAAGTAGTAAAAAAGGTTAAGTAACgtacaaatgtaaaatgcaaacaaatccACCTGttgtctgctttgttttttcccaAAATAGGTTGTCATATCAGCGCATATTGTCAAACAAACGCTGTTTAACGCTTATATCAACTGATATCATCGGCCAACTGATAAATCAGTCGAGTTCTAACATTTGTGTACATCACCCTGATTTTTATGAGATAAATTAAGAGATGGAAAGTACTGTCACAAGTGCAGCCACTTTCATTATGAGATCATTTATATGCTCGTTAAAGTGAAAATCTTCCACGGGGATGAAATTTCATTTTGGCCAAGAAGCCCTGTaatgtgtgtcagagtgtgtgatTCCTGTCGTTAAACCTACTGCACTAAATGTGACCAAATGTCAAACTATATTACAATTGTTactgtaatatttttttatggcTCTAATATCTTAAATGGTTCTGGACCTTAtttgatagttttttttccttttcagataaatatgttgtatatactgtacatgaagTCATGTCACACAATTTGGATATTTTGGTGAAAGATACTGTAATATAAAATGTTGTCAGTGCTGCCCAGTCATGACGTATCACATTCTTTTTCCAGGCTCCTTCTCCTTCTGATATAACGGTATTGCCCTGTCAGAGCAGCCCAGAAGACTGCGGCAGTAATTCAGCAGATGGGACAGTCCACTCCTCATCTGCAAGGGGAAGTAATTCACGCTGGTCCACTCTGTCCTGGGACGCtccctctgacctgctctctcCCCCAACACCAGACCCCAGTGGTGTGGTCCACCTGGACAGTGACTCCAGACCTAGTTCAggtaaaaaatgtttgttcagGGGCCAAAAACGGTTGGACAGGGTGTGATAACAACCCTGAGCTATATGATAACCAACAGAGTGTGAAACCTTCTGTtgagacacacacgcaccctGTGTAAGAGAAGTCCCATTAAACATTAACAACTCTCTTTATACTTTTGTTTACTTGCACTCTTTGTGACTTGGCACTGACTCATTCAGCTTCTTTCTCGCTGTCAACTTTTCAGCCTGTGTTGCCAAACTCTTATCCAGTCTCATTGTAACTTGGGTCCATATGTCTCAACACCCAACAcagacatttctctctctgctgtgcacTCATACGATccgtcttttttattttattatcttgaCTTTCTTTTAGGGTCTACCTAAAAAGTTATCAAGAACCTAAAAACACGAAATCCAATATTTCagaattttttgttttgcagttgttttcataggttaaaatgtgttattctTACAAATCTAAAAAATTTTTAAACTCAGATATCTTTGCAACTACCAACATTGGAGGTAGTTACAGTGGATCCTGCACTTTGGTGTCTTTCTCCTGGAATTGATGTTAGTAAAGTTTTAGTTTCTGTAGATGATGTCATTATTTGGCAAGGTTATACTGGCCTCACCAACTCCCCCATTTCTTTTTATACACGTCCAAACTAAACACTGTCTGTACCGACAACATTCCTCTCAGTAAAGACCCACCAGACAGAACAGATAGTTTAAAACTTAGTTACCTTGACAACAGAGGCCCATGTGAACAGCCCACATGAAAAAATAGCAATCCACCAAGGACTGAGTACAATTCCTAATTTAGAGATTCTTTAATGATAACGCAAATAAACAACCAAAGAGGTCAGCACATCATTAGTGTCTATATGAGAAATTTGGAAAAATTATTGGATGTTCTCACTTAATAAATTTTCCTCCCTTTTCGTCAAGGTTTCTATTCAGTGAGCGGGAGCTCTCTGTCAGACTCTTGCTACTCTGTGTCCAGTGATGCCGCTCAGGGAGGACCAGCGCCACCAGTGCCACCGACCAGACCTCTGACACTGTGGGAGCAGCTTCCTCCATCCACAGGCAACACTGACATCCTGTGGTCAGAAGGTGCCGCGCAGAAGCAGGAGCAGCCTGCACTGCAAAAAAGCCAGGGAGATGGAGAACCCTCAGAAACGACCCCGGTCTCAGGTGAGCCTTGTCTTTTAAATCCTTTTAAATAACTACAATTTTCAGTACACGGCTGAAGCTGGTTCGTAAAGAACAAGAGAAGACAGTTCAAAGCAGTGGAAGTCTTATGTATGGGAGTAGCTGGATATGTATTTAGGGAatcccatccatccattatctgcaCCTCTTATTCAGTAACGTTGTGGGGTGTTGGCTGACAcgcagacaaacaaccatccacTTTCCCATTCATACCTACGGTCAATTCatagtctccaattaacccaaccccaatctgcatgtctttggactgtgggagaaaaccAGAAACCCTGcagaaaacccatgcagacaGAAGGACAACAACtaggtttattatttattaagatgataatttaaaataaaaataatatctGAAATGTCCTTCTCTTGTCTCTTACAGGACCAAGTGACCTTGAAGCGACTGGTCTGAGCTTTCTGTCTGACCTCTGCTCAGGACTCAGCTATTCCTTGATTGTTTCCCTCCTCCCACTTCTTGAccctgtttcctcttcttcagccTCCTCCCTTCATCTGAAGCCCCAGCTGGACCCTCGTTACTGCACTGACCTGGTGTCCCGTCGGAACAAAGAGGTTTACCCCTACCCCAGCCCCCTGCATGCTGTCGCCCTCCAGAGCCCCCTCTTCACATCCCAGAGCCAGGAGCAATCCTCCTCTCTGAATCCGGAGATGACCCAACTTGATGAACCACTGGAGTCCAACACTGACCCAGCTCTGCCTCAGCAGACCGCCGCCCTGGCCTCCGTCACCCAGCTGGAGCAGTACATCTCTCGCCTGGCTCATCAGTACCACGGTCGggtcacctcctccacctctgacctctcctcAGCTGCCACCGCTGGTCCGGTCATACACAGGGGCCTTTGCACTCCTGGTAAAATTCATGGTTCCACCCTGTCTCTTTCTGCTTTTGAGAGCCGCAGTACAACGTCCACAATCCCAGGAGGCAGCATCACTCCGTGTAAGTCACTGTTGGGAAACTCAGCCAGAGTGGGCCTCAGCTCTGCTGGGAAAAAGGCCACCAGGAACTCAATTAACCTGGGTAACCTTCCTTCAGCAACTGGAGAGGACTTGAATATAAATCTGCATCTCAACCTTAACTTGAACCTGGCCACCGGTTTAAATTCTGGCCGAGTACCCGTGGACAATTCCAAAAATGGCAGTTGTGGAGTGTTGAGAGCTGACTTTACTACAGCTCCCACTGCCTCCACTTCATCGCTCTCCTCTGTTACACCCGCCCCAGCACTAAGAGCTCGCCCTCGCATTTCAACTTGTCCGAGCAGCCTGAGTCACCGCAGCTCCCTGGAGGTCACTTCAGCGTCTGGACCCAGTTCGGGATATGGGTCGTCATCCTTCTGTCGCTCATTAGACTGGAGCAGTGGTGCTCCACCCGAGGCTGGACCATCAATGTTTGGTACAAATGCTGCATCAGCTCCTGGGTCTCAGCGTAGCAGCTTGATCCAAGAGTCCAGCTCCAGTCCCAAGTTAAGCGAAGACTCCGCCATGGTGGAAGAGATCTCCCGCCTCTCTGGCCTGTCCAGGGCTGTGGTGGTTGGACTGATGGAACAAGGTGTGGAGCTTGATATTGAATGCTTCCAAACAGATACTGCAGGAGACGTGAAGGGTCACAGTAAATCTCACCTGACGTCCCAGGCAGATCAGTCGCATGACTATACTAGACAGAACAACCTGAATCCCCAGAGACCGATACAGCTCTCCCTCAGTGTCACCCATTCACCTCAGTCTCAGTCGAgtctcacccctcctctctcacactccaGCAGCCCCATACACCCTTACCAGTCCATCCACATTCCCTCTCCCCACTACTCCTCACACTGCCACTACCAGCAGATCCCTTCCCCATCCGACCTTCCCTCTTCCACAGCCTCCTCCCCTGCCTCCCGCCCCACTACCAGGGGTCGCTCCCCTCCCCGGCCTCTCCAGCCCTCCCCCTTGGGTGGCACCCCACTCTCTGTTTTCCGTCGGGACGCACCCTTCCAGTGCTCCCTGCCCCACACCAATACGAGGACTTCTCCTTCAGAGCACAGCAGCAATCAAACACGAAGTGGATCACTTCGGCAtagtggtggaggaagtggaggtaGTGGTGGGTGGAAGAGGGCAGAGGGAGATGGGCTTTACAGAGGAAAGCATTCCTCTCATAAGTTGATCAGGGCAGCCACAGTAAGCAGCTACGCCAAGAGAGAGGACTACAGCTCTGTttggggtgaggaggaggaaaaggagcaAACAGCTGCTCAGACACCAAGAAAGACATCCAACAAACTCTGGAGGGGTTTTGAAGGACGCCTCTGGGGCAAAGAGTCAGACAAAACcagggaggagatggacagaGCTGAGTACGGCTACGGATGGAGGAGGAACAGCATTGGAAGCTGGAGAAGGGAGAACCGTAAGGCAAAGGCTTCATCCAGCAGGAACGACAAGAGGCCAAAAGTAGACAACTCACCCATGTTCTcaaagaagagggggaaagaaGACGGGGAGAGATGCAGCTCCAGCCTCAGGCTTTCCAGAAGGGCTTTGTTCAGGAGTGAGTCCCAAGGTTTGCTGGTGCCTCGTAATCACGGTGAGGAGCCCGTGAAGCGTCCACACTGGGTCTCCTCATTAGACGTGGGACAAGGGGGCATGGGCCACAGAGACGAAGGGATCCGACtgctgagagaaaaggaggTCGACAAACGCCTGTCCTCCACTGCCAGCCTCTTTAACCTTTCTCGCTCTCAGAGCCTAGAGGGCAGCAGCCACtcgctctcccctctctcctccccttccttTTCTCCATCCCCTCCTCCAAGCATGCCCCTCCAGCGCTCTCGGTCACTGAGGGACTTGGGGAGGAGAGTGTTTGGCTCCATGAGGTCTCTGAGTCTCAAACGGAAGCCATCCAAGAAATGACATTTGtacaataaataattatgaCAGTAGATGATTCTTCCATGTGTTGTGCTCAAACCACCAGTGATGGC contains these protein-coding regions:
- the si:ch211-168f7.5 gene encoding uncharacterized protein si:ch211-168f7.5 isoform X1, coding for MAGRRSCVNSLWSGTERVRIGERLKATLAGVLELELLRCKHLEMVEVALEDRASADAAANDEERRPEVEEGTPECAASDAEHGSATSRRQQAPSPSDITVLPCQSSPEDCGSNSADGTVHSSSARGSNSRWSTLSWDAPSDLLSPPTPDPSGVVHLDSDSRPSSGFYSVSGSSLSDSCYSVSSDAAQGGPAPPVPPTRPLTLWEQLPPSTGNTDILWSEGAAQKQEQPALQKSQGDGEPSETTPVSGPSDLEATGLSFLSDLCSGLSYSLIVSLLPLLDPVSSSSASSLHLKPQLDPRYCTDLVSRRNKEVYPYPSPLHAVALQSPLFTSQSQEQSSSLNPEMTQLDEPLESNTDPALPQQTAALASVTQLEQYISRLAHQYHGRVTSSTSDLSSAATAGPVIHRGLCTPGKIHGSTLSLSAFESRSTTSTIPGGSITPCKSLLGNSARVGLSSAGKKATRNSINLGNLPSATGEDLNINLHLNLNLNLATGLNSGRVPVDNSKNGSCGVLRADFTTAPTASTSSLSSVTPAPALRARPRISTCPSSLSHRSSLEVTSASGPSSGYGSSSFCRSLDWSSGAPPEAGPSMFGTNAASAPGSQRSSLIQESSSSPKLSEDSAMVEEISRLSGLSRAVVVGLMEQGVELDIECFQTDTAGDVKGHSKSHLTSQADQSHDYTRQNNLNPQRPIQLSLSVTHSPQSQSSLTPPLSHSSSPIHPYQSIHIPSPHYSSHCHYQQIPSPSDLPSSTASSPASRPTTRGRSPPRPLQPSPLGGTPLSVFRRDAPFQCSLPHTNTRTSPSEHSSNQTRSGSLRHSGGGSGGSGGWKRAEGDGLYRGKHSSHKLIRAATVSSYAKREDYSSVWGEEEEKEQTAAQTPRKTSNKLWRGFEGRLWGKESDKTREEMDRAEYGYGWRRNSIGSWRRENRKAKASSSRNDKRPKVDNSPMFSKKRGKEDGERCSSSLRLSRRALFRSESQGLLVPRNHGEEPVKRPHWVSSLDVGQGGMGHRDEGIRLLREKEVDKRLSSTASLFNLSRSQSLEGSSHSLSPLSSPSFSPSPPPSMPLQRSRSLRDLGRRVFGSMRSLSLKRKPSKK
- the si:ch211-168f7.5 gene encoding uncharacterized protein si:ch211-168f7.5 isoform X2, giving the protein MAGRRSCVNSLWSGTERVRIGERLKATLAGVLELELLRCKHLEMVEVALEDRASADAAANDEERRPEVEEGTPECAASDAEHGSATSRRQQAPSPSDITVLPCQSSPEDCGSNSADGTVHSSSARGSNSRWSTLSWDAPSDLLSPPTPDPSGVVHLDSDSRPSSGFYSVSGSSLSDSCYSVSSDAAQGGPAPPVPPTRPLTLWEQLPPSTGNTDILWSEGAAQKQEQPALQKSQGDGEPSETTPVSASSLHLKPQLDPRYCTDLVSRRNKEVYPYPSPLHAVALQSPLFTSQSQEQSSSLNPEMTQLDEPLESNTDPALPQQTAALASVTQLEQYISRLAHQYHGRVTSSTSDLSSAATAGPVIHRGLCTPGKIHGSTLSLSAFESRSTTSTIPGGSITPCKSLLGNSARVGLSSAGKKATRNSINLGNLPSATGEDLNINLHLNLNLNLATGLNSGRVPVDNSKNGSCGVLRADFTTAPTASTSSLSSVTPAPALRARPRISTCPSSLSHRSSLEVTSASGPSSGYGSSSFCRSLDWSSGAPPEAGPSMFGTNAASAPGSQRSSLIQESSSSPKLSEDSAMVEEISRLSGLSRAVVVGLMEQGVELDIECFQTDTAGDVKGHSKSHLTSQADQSHDYTRQNNLNPQRPIQLSLSVTHSPQSQSSLTPPLSHSSSPIHPYQSIHIPSPHYSSHCHYQQIPSPSDLPSSTASSPASRPTTRGRSPPRPLQPSPLGGTPLSVFRRDAPFQCSLPHTNTRTSPSEHSSNQTRSGSLRHSGGGSGGSGGWKRAEGDGLYRGKHSSHKLIRAATVSSYAKREDYSSVWGEEEEKEQTAAQTPRKTSNKLWRGFEGRLWGKESDKTREEMDRAEYGYGWRRNSIGSWRRENRKAKASSSRNDKRPKVDNSPMFSKKRGKEDGERCSSSLRLSRRALFRSESQGLLVPRNHGEEPVKRPHWVSSLDVGQGGMGHRDEGIRLLREKEVDKRLSSTASLFNLSRSQSLEGSSHSLSPLSSPSFSPSPPPSMPLQRSRSLRDLGRRVFGSMRSLSLKRKPSKK